Proteins from a genomic interval of Blastocatellia bacterium:
- a CDS encoding Na+/H+ antiporter subunit D, producing the protein MNLLLTLPLLIPLATATALLLSWRYRRAQRFLSVVGATALLGSSLGLLSSVWRHGIHVSQIGNWPAPFGITLVADLLSATMVVLAGLVGLVVVVYSLVSIDARRESFGYHWLLHILLMGVCGSFLTGDIFNLYVWFEVMLIASFVLMTLGGERAQLEGAIKYVTLNLMSSALFLAAIGILYGAVGTLNMADLARQLNTVSSPGLATTLAILFLISFGIKAAVFPFFTWLPASYHTPPVAISAIFAGLLTKVGVYALIRVFTLLFVQDVGYTHSVILVIAGLTMVTGVLGAAAQREVRRILSFHIVSQIGYMIMGLGLLTPMALAGSVFYLIHHIIVKTNLFLISGVMHRLRGTYLLAQLGGLYQAAPLLALLFLIPASSLAGIPPLSGFWAKFVLVRAGLESEQYVIVATALAVSLLTLFSMTKIWAEAFWKPSANNGQRTAAEPASLTLLLPIGALAGLTVLIGLVAEPVFVLSWRAAEQLMNPAQYTEAVLGKTR; encoded by the coding sequence ATGAACCTGTTGTTGACGCTGCCTCTGCTGATTCCGCTGGCGACAGCGACGGCGCTGTTGTTGAGCTGGCGCTATCGGCGCGCCCAACGATTCCTCAGCGTAGTGGGAGCGACGGCGCTGCTCGGCTCATCGCTCGGATTGCTCTCATCAGTCTGGCGGCATGGCATTCACGTCTCGCAGATAGGAAATTGGCCCGCTCCGTTTGGCATCACGCTGGTGGCTGATCTGCTGAGCGCGACGATGGTTGTACTGGCCGGGCTGGTGGGTCTTGTCGTCGTTGTCTATTCGCTGGTCAGCATAGACGCGCGACGCGAATCATTCGGCTATCACTGGCTGTTGCACATCTTGTTGATGGGCGTTTGCGGTTCGTTTCTCACGGGCGACATCTTCAATCTGTATGTCTGGTTTGAAGTGATGTTGATCGCCTCCTTTGTGTTGATGACGTTGGGCGGCGAGCGCGCGCAGCTTGAAGGCGCGATCAAATATGTCACGCTGAACCTGATGTCGTCGGCGCTGTTCCTGGCGGCTATCGGCATCCTGTATGGCGCGGTCGGCACACTGAACATGGCCGACCTGGCTCGACAATTGAACACGGTGTCGTCGCCCGGACTGGCGACGACGCTGGCCATCTTGTTTTTGATCTCGTTTGGGATCAAAGCAGCGGTGTTTCCTTTCTTCACCTGGCTGCCAGCTTCCTATCACACGCCACCTGTTGCCATCTCAGCGATCTTTGCCGGCCTGCTGACGAAAGTTGGCGTCTATGCGTTGATTCGCGTCTTCACGTTGTTGTTTGTGCAGGATGTCGGCTATACGCACAGCGTGATTCTCGTCATCGCCGGCTTGACGATGGTGACGGGCGTGCTGGGCGCTGCCGCACAACGTGAGGTTCGGCGCATCCTTTCGTTTCACATTGTCAGTCAAATCGGCTACATGATCATGGGGCTGGGCCTGCTAACGCCGATGGCATTGGCCGGGTCCGTGTTCTACCTCATCCATCACATCATCGTGAAGACAAACCTGTTTTTGATTAGCGGCGTCATGCACAGACTGCGAGGAACCTACCTGCTGGCGCAGCTTGGCGGACTTTATCAGGCTGCGCCGTTGCTGGCGTTGCTGTTTCTCATTCCGGCGTCGTCACTGGCTGGCATTCCGCCGCTGTCTGGCTTCTGGGCTAAATTCGTGTTGGTCAGAGCCGGTCTGGAAAGTGAGCAATACGTGATCGTGGCGACAGCGTTGGCCGTGAGTCTGTTGACGCTCTTTTCAATGACCAAAATTTGGGCTGAAGCGTTTTGGAAACCATCAGCCAACAACGGCCAGCGCACAGCGGCTGAGCCTGCGTCATTGACGCTGCTGCTTCCCATTGGCGCGCTTGCGGGGTTAACGGTACTGATTGGGCTTGTCGCAGAGCCAGTCTTCGTACTATCGTGGCGTGCCGCTGAGCAATTGATGAATCCTGCGCAATACACTGAGGCGGTGCTGGGGAAAACGCGATAG
- a CDS encoding cation:proton antiporter, which produces MSLSTLALHVVLPVLTVAVLLAFVRLMRGPSLPDRIVALDLMATFGIGIMAVYSIATGQPVYLDVAIVVALLSFLGTVAFARYVEWSRR; this is translated from the coding sequence ATGAGCTTATCCACGCTGGCGCTGCATGTTGTGTTGCCGGTGTTAACCGTGGCCGTGTTGTTGGCGTTTGTGCGGCTGATGCGCGGGCCGAGTTTGCCTGATCGGATTGTGGCGCTTGACCTGATGGCGACGTTCGGCATCGGTATCATGGCCGTCTATAGCATCGCCACGGGACAACCAGTTTATTTAGACGTGGCGATTGTGGTGGCTTTGCTCTCATTTCTGGGAACGGTGGCTTTTGCCCGCTACGTGGAATGGAGCCGGCGATGA
- a CDS encoding Na+/H+ antiporter subunit E: MAMFVLNILLALAWAALTGHFTPLNVVVGFALGSAVLWPARRIMGASNYFVKLPRVIGLIAFFLRELLLANLKVAIHVLSPLKHLTPGIVAVPLDVTSDVEIALLANMITLTPGTLTLDVSTDRRVLYVHVIDLDNADQVRRDIKEGFERRIQEVFQ; encoded by the coding sequence ATAGCTATGTTTGTGCTGAACATCCTGTTGGCCCTGGCATGGGCGGCGTTGACCGGTCACTTCACGCCATTGAACGTGGTGGTTGGGTTTGCGCTTGGCTCGGCTGTGCTGTGGCCGGCGCGACGGATCATGGGGGCATCCAATTATTTCGTGAAGCTGCCGCGCGTGATCGGGCTAATAGCTTTTTTCTTGAGGGAATTGCTGCTGGCCAATCTGAAAGTGGCCATCCACGTGCTCTCGCCGCTGAAACATTTGACGCCGGGCATCGTCGCGGTGCCGCTTGATGTGACCTCCGATGTGGAGATTGCCCTGCTGGCCAACATGATCACGCTCACGCCAGGGACGCTCACGCTGGACGTCTCCACAGACCGTCGCGTGCTGTATGTTCACGTGATTGACCTGGATAATGCCGACCAAGTTCGGCGCGACATCAAAGAGGGATTTGAACGACGTATTCAGGAGGTTTTTCAATGA
- the mnhG gene encoding monovalent cation/H(+) antiporter subunit G — protein sequence MRQQVLSGVLMVVGALVMLMAGIGIVRLPDVFTRSSATSKAATLGAGCLLLAVAVFFDELSITTRALTTIAFIFLTAPVAAHMIGRAAYFIGVPLASTTVVDELRGRYNVQTHELAGADEPEPHS from the coding sequence ATGAGGCAACAGGTGCTCAGCGGCGTCTTGATGGTGGTCGGCGCGTTGGTCATGCTCATGGCCGGCATCGGGATTGTGCGGCTGCCGGACGTGTTCACCCGCTCTTCAGCTACGTCCAAGGCAGCCACACTTGGCGCCGGTTGCCTGCTGCTGGCCGTCGCTGTGTTCTTCGACGAACTGAGCATCACGACACGCGCGCTGACGACAATCGCATTCATTTTTTTGACCGCGCCGGTTGCCGCGCACATGATTGGCCGCGCTGCTTACTTCATCGGCGTCCCGCTCGCCAGTACCACGGTCGTAGATGAGCTGCGCGGACGCTACAATGTGCAGACGCATGAGCTGGCCGGCGCTGATGAGCCTGAACCTCATTCTTGA